Proteins from a genomic interval of Erwinia sp. SLM-02:
- a CDS encoding MFS transporter: protein MKSGIDATTLGQSGLIVLLAGQLLPMIDFSIVNVALDAMSATLHASPIQLELIVAVYGIAFAVSLAMGGRLGDNLGRRRVFSYGVLLFGIASLVCGMAPNVWTLLLARALQGIGAALIVPQILATLHVTLHGREHSRALGLYGGIGGMAFIIGQVLGGFLINANPGGYGWRSVFLINIPLCLAILLLAPRTIPETQNDRRVAIDWPGTLYLVGAIGCLLTALALGPLLHWRWPCLVLLAAFPLLLCRLWQVEQVLERRGGTPLLPPALMRLHGVRFGLTIAVLFFCCWSGFMFVVALTLQSGLGLSAFQSGNAFIALGVAYFISSLLSTRVVERLGKVPTLIAGCLIQMTGLLGLGWTFNHGWAHMSIAQLIPATALIGFGQAFIVSCFFRIGLAEVPKSHAGAGSAMLSTVQQAAFGLGPMVLGAIYSHALLPAGDYQHAVLLALGAEWLIMLALVFSAVILRRGGTQGHTSVQGNKPTLDPAICTVRDKAE from the coding sequence ATGAAAAGCGGGATTGATGCCACCACGCTGGGGCAAAGCGGCCTGATCGTACTGCTGGCGGGTCAGCTGTTGCCGATGATTGATTTTTCCATAGTAAACGTGGCGCTGGATGCGATGTCCGCCACCCTGCATGCCAGCCCCATCCAGCTTGAACTGATCGTCGCGGTTTACGGCATCGCCTTTGCCGTCAGCCTGGCGATGGGCGGCCGTCTGGGGGATAACCTGGGACGTCGCCGGGTGTTCAGCTACGGCGTGCTGCTGTTCGGCATCGCCTCGCTGGTTTGCGGCATGGCCCCCAACGTCTGGACGCTGCTGCTGGCGCGCGCCCTGCAGGGGATCGGTGCTGCGCTGATCGTGCCGCAAATCCTCGCCACGCTGCACGTTACCCTGCACGGGCGCGAGCATTCACGAGCGCTGGGCCTGTACGGCGGGATTGGGGGCATGGCCTTTATTATCGGCCAGGTTCTGGGGGGATTTCTGATCAATGCCAATCCCGGCGGATACGGCTGGCGCAGCGTTTTTCTGATCAACATCCCGCTGTGCCTGGCGATCCTGCTGCTGGCGCCGCGCACTATTCCTGAAACGCAGAACGACCGCCGCGTGGCCATTGACTGGCCCGGTACGCTGTATCTGGTCGGTGCGATTGGCTGTCTGTTGACCGCCCTTGCGCTGGGTCCACTGCTGCACTGGCGCTGGCCGTGCCTGGTACTGCTGGCCGCGTTTCCGCTGCTGCTGTGCCGTTTATGGCAGGTGGAACAGGTACTGGAACGGCGCGGCGGAACCCCGCTGCTGCCTCCGGCGCTGATGCGCCTGCACGGGGTTCGCTTTGGCCTGACGATTGCCGTGCTGTTTTTCTGCTGCTGGAGCGGATTTATGTTCGTTGTCGCACTGACATTGCAGTCCGGCCTCGGGCTGAGCGCCTTCCAGTCCGGCAACGCCTTTATCGCACTCGGCGTGGCCTACTTTATCAGCTCACTGCTCTCTACCCGTGTTGTGGAACGGTTGGGTAAAGTTCCCACGCTGATCGCCGGCTGCCTGATCCAGATGACCGGCCTGCTGGGCCTTGGCTGGACCTTCAACCACGGCTGGGCACACATGAGCATTGCGCAACTGATCCCGGCGACGGCACTGATTGGTTTTGGCCAGGCGTTTATCGTCAGCTGTTTCTTTCGTATCGGGCTGGCGGAAGTGCCGAAAAGTCATGCCGGTGCCGGAAGCGCGATGCTCTCCACGGTGCAGCAGGCGGCATTTGGCCTGGGGCCGATGGTGCTGGGCGCGATCTACAGCCACGCACTTTTACCCGCCGGGGACTATCAACATGCCGTGCTGCTCGCGCTGGGTGCCGAATGGCTTATTATGCTGGCCCTGGTCTTTAGTGCGGTTATTTTGCGACGCGGTGGAACTCAGGGGCACACCAGCGTTCAGGGAAATAAACCGACGCTGGATCCAGCCATATGTACTGTCAGGGATAAAGCGGAGTGA
- a CDS encoding helix-turn-helix transcriptional regulator, whose product MSEIPLPASTTHKNRQLLATFLRSRRENLDPVRLGMPHHRPRRTPGLRREEVAQLADVGVTWYTWLEQGREINVSARTLSAIATALQCNETETQHLFQLAGHASPASVAAKTCATVSSHGQILLDSLNPLPAIIQSAHFDIIGYNPAWCRLMNVELETIPQGDRNCILLAFTHPQWRAAIADQDILMPHMVALFRTQMADHLDDPRWQALLDRLMAESEEFRDLWPRYEIRAIDNQVKRFYHPKVGMMTLRQNNWWSAPRNGDRLLVYIPNDEESAEALRSITD is encoded by the coding sequence GTGAGTGAGATCCCGCTTCCCGCCAGCACGACACACAAAAACCGCCAGCTGCTGGCCACTTTCCTGCGCAGCCGTCGCGAAAATCTCGACCCGGTGCGTCTGGGCATGCCGCACCATCGCCCGCGCAGAACGCCGGGCCTGCGGCGGGAAGAGGTGGCCCAGCTGGCCGACGTCGGCGTCACCTGGTATACCTGGCTGGAGCAGGGGCGGGAGATCAACGTCTCGGCCAGAACGCTGTCGGCGATCGCTACCGCGTTACAGTGTAACGAAACGGAAACGCAGCACCTGTTTCAGCTGGCCGGGCACGCGTCACCCGCCTCGGTCGCGGCGAAAACCTGCGCCACCGTTTCCAGCCACGGGCAGATCCTGCTGGACAGCCTGAATCCCTTACCGGCGATAATCCAGTCGGCGCACTTCGATATCATCGGCTATAACCCGGCGTGGTGCCGTCTGATGAATGTGGAACTGGAAACCATTCCGCAGGGCGATCGCAACTGTATTCTGCTGGCGTTTACCCATCCCCAGTGGCGTGCGGCGATCGCCGATCAGGATATTCTGATGCCGCATATGGTGGCGCTGTTTCGTACCCAGATGGCGGATCATCTTGACGATCCCCGCTGGCAGGCGCTGCTGGACCGGCTGATGGCGGAGTCTGAGGAGTTTCGCGACCTCTGGCCGCGCTATGAAATTCGCGCGATTGATAATCAGGTTAAGCGTTTTTATCATCCGAAAGTGGGCATGATGACGCTCAGGCAAAACAACTGGTGGTCGGCACCGCGCAACGGCGATCGCCTGCTGGTCTATATTCCGAACGATGAGGAGAGCGCCGAGGCGCTGCGCAGCATTACTGACTGA
- a CDS encoding NAD(P)-dependent oxidoreductase, with amino-acid sequence MNQRPTVAVLGLGAMGHAFAANLLKNDFTVSGWNRTRARGEDLLAAGLTLSDSAGQAVASADVVIAMLSDGETTLAVLNDVLPQLKQGAVVCQMGTIGIAATEQLIATFNQQRPDAVFIDAPVSGTKAPAENAQILILASGDRQRAAAIEPVFAAISKGAKWLGEAGAGSKMKLVANAWLVSMVEGLAESTRLAERLGFSPEDFWQVLDGGPLAAPYVKGKLAMISGGEYPPQMHLTWALKDARLALEAAGDTAMPGLETIAALWQKAVDAGYGEKDLSVIYRYLQENKA; translated from the coding sequence ATGAATCAACGTCCAACGGTTGCCGTGCTGGGTCTTGGCGCAATGGGGCACGCTTTTGCCGCCAACCTGCTCAAAAATGATTTTACCGTTTCTGGCTGGAACAGAACCCGGGCGCGCGGCGAGGATTTGCTGGCGGCGGGATTAACGCTTAGCGACAGCGCCGGGCAGGCGGTAGCCTCCGCCGACGTGGTGATTGCCATGCTGTCCGACGGCGAAACGACCCTGGCCGTGCTTAACGATGTGTTACCGCAGCTGAAGCAGGGCGCGGTGGTCTGCCAGATGGGGACCATTGGCATTGCGGCTACGGAGCAGCTGATCGCCACCTTTAATCAGCAGCGGCCGGATGCGGTGTTTATTGACGCGCCGGTTTCCGGTACCAAAGCGCCGGCGGAAAATGCGCAAATCCTGATCCTCGCCAGCGGCGATCGCCAGCGAGCGGCGGCGATTGAACCGGTGTTTGCCGCGATCTCCAAAGGGGCGAAATGGCTGGGCGAGGCCGGTGCCGGTTCAAAAATGAAGCTGGTAGCCAACGCGTGGCTGGTCTCGATGGTCGAAGGCCTGGCGGAGAGTACCCGTCTGGCCGAACGGCTGGGCTTTTCGCCGGAGGATTTCTGGCAGGTGCTGGACGGCGGTCCGCTGGCGGCACCCTATGTGAAAGGCAAACTGGCGATGATTTCCGGGGGCGAGTATCCCCCTCAGATGCACCTGACCTGGGCGCTGAAGGATGCGCGGCTGGCGCTTGAGGCCGCCGGTGATACCGCCATGCCGGGACTGGAAACGATCGCGGCCCTGTGGCAGAAAGCGGTGGATGCGGGCTACGGTGAAAAAGATCTCTCGGTAATTTATCGGTATTTACAGGAAAACAAGGCCTGA
- a CDS encoding MetQ/NlpA family ABC transporter substrate-binding protein, with protein MAFSVNAAEPLRVAADPVPHAEILNFVKKIDPSLDLKIIELSSGVNANELLAHGDVDANYFQHVPYLRDQEKALGQKFTVAATVHIEPLGIYSRKVKSLQDVKEGATIAVPNNTTNLSRALYLLQAQGLIKLKAGYNDPSKDQATPKDIADNPKKLKILEVESPQIPRALDDVDLAVINGNYALEAGLTPSKDALGLESATNNPYANILATTPKLADDPRIRQLAKDLESKQVADFIQQNYRGSVIPVAGK; from the coding sequence ATGGCCTTCAGCGTTAACGCTGCCGAACCGCTGCGCGTGGCTGCCGATCCGGTGCCGCACGCCGAGATCCTCAACTTTGTGAAAAAAATTGACCCGTCGCTGGATCTTAAAATTATCGAGCTGAGCAGCGGCGTGAACGCCAATGAACTGCTGGCGCACGGCGATGTGGATGCCAACTACTTCCAGCACGTGCCGTATCTGCGTGACCAGGAAAAAGCGCTGGGCCAGAAGTTCACCGTGGCCGCGACGGTGCATATCGAGCCGCTGGGCATCTATTCCCGCAAGGTAAAAAGCCTGCAGGATGTGAAAGAAGGGGCAACCATCGCCGTACCGAACAACACCACCAACCTGAGCCGTGCGCTGTATCTGCTGCAGGCGCAGGGGCTGATCAAGCTGAAAGCGGGCTACAACGATCCGTCGAAGGATCAGGCAACGCCGAAAGATATCGCCGACAACCCGAAAAAGCTGAAGATTCTGGAAGTGGAGTCACCGCAGATCCCGCGCGCGCTGGATGACGTTGACCTGGCGGTGATTAACGGTAACTACGCGCTGGAAGCGGGCCTGACGCCGTCGAAAGATGCGCTGGGGCTGGAAAGCGCCACCAACAACCCGTATGCCAACATCCTGGCAACCACGCCAAAACTGGCCGATGACCCGCGTATTCGCCAGCTGGCGAAGGATCTGGAGTCAAAACAGGTTGCCGACTTTATTCAGCAGAACTATCGCGGATCGGTGATCCCGGTAGCGGGTAAATAA
- a CDS encoding isopenicillin N synthase family dioxygenase → MSQITSLPILDLSQLDGTAEQQQAFLDKLGRSARDVGFFYLINHGIDSGLSEQVQQLSRQFFALSEADKQQVAMIHSPHFRGYNRAGSELTRSQPDWREQFDVGAERAPLPLGSGDAGWKRLQGPNLWPEALPELKPVLLAWQKAMTTMSLRLLRAFARALELAPDAFDSLYGDKPNEHIKLIRYPGQTAATSSQGVGAHKDSGFLSFLLQDQQRGLQVEVAPDQWVDALPLSGAFVVNIGELLELASNGYLRATVHRVVAPPADQDRLSIAFFLGAQLDAVVPVFNLPEALARLALGPASDPLNPLLRDVGWNYLKGRLRSHPDVAQRWYDELLQQQPQHTA, encoded by the coding sequence ATGAGCCAGATTACATCGTTACCCATCCTTGACCTGTCGCAGCTGGATGGCACCGCCGAACAGCAGCAGGCCTTCCTCGACAAGCTGGGCCGCTCCGCCCGCGACGTCGGCTTCTTCTATCTGATCAACCACGGCATTGATTCCGGGTTGTCGGAGCAGGTGCAGCAGCTATCCCGCCAGTTCTTCGCGCTGTCGGAGGCGGATAAACAGCAGGTGGCGATGATCCACTCGCCGCATTTTCGCGGCTACAACCGCGCCGGTTCCGAGCTGACGCGCAGCCAGCCGGACTGGCGCGAGCAGTTCGATGTGGGGGCGGAACGTGCGCCGCTGCCGCTGGGTTCCGGTGACGCGGGCTGGAAGCGTCTGCAGGGGCCGAACCTGTGGCCGGAAGCGCTGCCGGAGCTGAAGCCGGTGCTGTTGGCGTGGCAGAAAGCGATGACCACCATGTCGCTGCGCCTGCTGCGGGCGTTTGCCCGCGCGCTGGAGCTGGCCCCCGATGCCTTTGACTCGCTGTACGGCGATAAGCCGAATGAACATATCAAACTGATCCGCTACCCGGGCCAGACGGCGGCAACCTCCAGCCAGGGCGTGGGGGCGCACAAGGATTCCGGCTTCCTCAGCTTCCTGCTGCAGGACCAGCAGCGCGGATTGCAGGTGGAAGTGGCCCCTGACCAGTGGGTGGACGCGCTGCCGCTGAGCGGGGCTTTTGTGGTGAACATCGGCGAACTGCTGGAGCTGGCCAGCAACGGCTACCTGCGTGCGACGGTGCATCGCGTGGTCGCGCCGCCGGCGGATCAGGATCGCCTGTCGATCGCCTTCTTCCTCGGCGCGCAGCTTGATGCGGTGGTGCCGGTGTTTAATCTGCCTGAAGCGCTTGCCCGCCTGGCGCTCGGCCCGGCCAGCGACCCGCTCAATCCGCTGCTGCGCGACGTGGGCTGGAACTACCTGAAAGGCCGCCTGCGCTCCCATCCCGATGTGGCGCAGCGCTGGTACGACGAATTATTACAACAACAACCTCAACACACAGCCTGA
- a CDS encoding RrF2 family transcriptional regulator gives MLDNRFPTALQMVLCIAKADSEDKRCTSKILADGLDANPSFVRKLMVPLTRDGIIVSTLGRCGTIRLGRPAEQITLCEIYTSVTDDKPLMACRPEVPPSCVISANACRFFKELAKEAEQASLDVLARRTVADALREIMQRNWPDDEARCAS, from the coding sequence ATGCTTGATAATCGTTTTCCTACCGCCCTGCAAATGGTGCTGTGTATTGCCAAGGCGGATAGCGAGGATAAGCGCTGCACCAGCAAGATTCTCGCCGATGGCCTCGACGCCAACCCGAGTTTCGTGCGTAAACTGATGGTGCCGCTGACCCGCGACGGTATTATTGTTTCCACGCTGGGCCGCTGTGGCACCATTAGACTGGGCCGCCCGGCAGAGCAGATCACCCTGTGTGAGATTTACACCTCGGTGACCGATGATAAACCGCTGATGGCCTGCCGGCCGGAAGTGCCGCCCAGCTGCGTCATCAGCGCCAACGCCTGCCGCTTCTTCAAAGAGCTGGCGAAAGAGGCCGAGCAGGCGTCCCTTGACGTGCTGGCCCGACGGACCGTTGCCGATGCGCTGCGTGAAATTATGCAGCGTAACTGGCCCGACGACGAAGCGCGCTGCGCATCCTGA
- a CDS encoding ABC transporter permease translates to MSSETLNPPRAAGRYEAARLNPALILAVFAWWGLVALMIYWPDKPVGFAPPRFVAETHRVFFILAAALTLVVLLGRLLAIPKLLAPFQRGGRWLVALAILIGIWETATAKLALLPAPFFAPPRALVEAWATDWFRLGDSVLNSLRLLALGFVFGSITGFITGVAIGWSRGLGYWVHPLLRFLGPVPSTALLPLSLYFFPSSFSAAVFLIALATWFPVTVLTWSGVASVDQRYYDVARTLGASTLFLVLRVAVPASLPQVFVGLFMGLGASFSVLVAAEMMGVKSGLGWYLQWAQGWAAYANMYGALIVMALLFSSLISLLFAIRDRSLAWQRGTVKW, encoded by the coding sequence ATGTCCAGTGAAACCCTGAATCCGCCGCGGGCAGCCGGCCGTTACGAGGCGGCCCGGCTTAACCCCGCGCTGATCCTGGCGGTTTTTGCCTGGTGGGGGCTGGTGGCGCTGATGATTTACTGGCCGGATAAGCCGGTGGGGTTCGCCCCGCCGCGTTTCGTTGCTGAAACGCACCGGGTGTTTTTCATCCTTGCCGCTGCGCTGACCCTGGTCGTCCTGCTGGGTCGCCTGCTGGCGATCCCTAAACTGCTGGCACCGTTTCAACGCGGTGGGCGCTGGCTGGTGGCGCTGGCGATCCTGATCGGTATCTGGGAAACGGCCACCGCTAAACTTGCGCTGCTCCCTGCCCCGTTCTTCGCGCCGCCGCGCGCGCTGGTTGAGGCCTGGGCGACGGACTGGTTCCGTCTGGGTGACAGCGTGCTGAATTCGCTGCGCCTGCTGGCGCTCGGATTTGTCTTTGGCAGCATCACCGGCTTTATAACCGGCGTGGCGATCGGCTGGTCGCGTGGCCTGGGCTACTGGGTGCATCCGCTGCTGCGCTTCCTCGGGCCGGTGCCGTCAACCGCGCTGCTGCCGCTTTCGCTCTATTTCTTCCCGTCGAGTTTTTCCGCCGCCGTATTCCTGATCGCCCTCGCCACCTGGTTCCCGGTCACGGTGCTGACCTGGTCGGGCGTCGCCAGCGTCGATCAGCGTTACTACGACGTAGCGCGCACGCTGGGGGCCAGTACGCTGTTTCTGGTGCTGCGCGTGGCGGTGCCGGCATCGCTGCCGCAGGTGTTTGTCGGGCTGTTTATGGGGCTGGGGGCATCGTTCTCGGTGCTGGTCGCGGCCGAAATGATGGGGGTAAAATCGGGGCTGGGCTGGTATTTACAGTGGGCTCAGGGCTGGGCGGCCTATGCCAATATGTACGGGGCGCTGATTGTAATGGCCCTGCTGTTCTCGTCGCTGATTAGCCTGCTGTTTGCCATTCGCGATCGTTCGCTGGCGTGGCAGCGCGGAACGGTGAAGTGGTAA
- a CDS encoding ABC transporter ATP-binding protein — MSLAEQLDTTTGLEITINQVSHAFHLDGQSLAVLDNVSLNVDAGEFVALLGPSGCGKSTLLRLVAGLDHPSKGEILEDRQPLTAPHPSRVVVFQDPTLYPWRRVWRNVAIGLQTQGRLTPEGRDRIDQTLEKVGLSQFANAWPHQLSGGMAQRAALARALVNHPRLLILDEPLGKLDSLTRIRMQHELVALWREQRFTALMVTHDVEEALLMANRVVVFSPRPARIIETIHIDLPYPRRRNDPRLIALRSKALALLGAEATDVTEDADNDY, encoded by the coding sequence ATGTCACTGGCAGAACAACTGGATACGACGACCGGGCTGGAGATAACCATCAATCAGGTCAGTCACGCTTTTCATCTCGACGGGCAGAGCCTGGCGGTGCTGGACAACGTGTCGCTGAACGTTGATGCGGGAGAGTTCGTTGCGCTGCTGGGGCCGTCCGGCTGCGGCAAGTCGACGCTGCTGCGGCTGGTGGCCGGGCTGGATCATCCAAGCAAAGGCGAGATCCTGGAAGATCGCCAGCCGCTGACCGCGCCGCATCCCAGCCGGGTGGTGGTGTTTCAGGATCCAACGCTCTATCCGTGGCGTCGGGTGTGGCGCAATGTCGCCATTGGTCTGCAAACCCAGGGGCGACTGACGCCGGAAGGGCGCGATCGCATCGACCAGACGCTGGAAAAAGTCGGGCTGAGCCAGTTTGCCAATGCATGGCCGCATCAGCTTTCAGGGGGCATGGCGCAGCGAGCCGCGCTGGCCCGGGCGCTGGTGAATCATCCCCGGCTGCTGATCCTGGATGAACCGCTGGGCAAGCTGGACTCGCTGACCCGCATTCGTATGCAGCACGAGCTGGTGGCGCTGTGGCGTGAACAGCGCTTTACCGCCCTGATGGTCACCCACGACGTTGAAGAAGCGCTGCTGATGGCGAACCGGGTGGTGGTGTTCAGCCCGCGTCCGGCGCGAATTATCGAAACGATTCATATCGATCTGCCGTATCCCCGCCGCCGTAACGATCCGCGCCTGATCGCGCTGCGGTCGAAAGCGCTGGCGCTGCTGGGTGCTGAAGCCACTGACGTGACCGAGGATGCTGATAATGACTATTAA
- a CDS encoding helix-turn-helix domain-containing protein codes for MSHDDFINDLVKWIDTHIEGKMDLDTVADRAGYSKWHLQRMFKQHTGYALGEYIRERRLKKSAERLARGGEPILDVAISFGFDSQQSFNRSFKRQFGQSPGAWRRQVQIAAHA; via the coding sequence ATGAGCCATGATGACTTTATTAACGATCTTGTAAAGTGGATCGATACCCACATTGAAGGGAAGATGGATTTAGACACCGTTGCCGACCGTGCGGGCTATTCGAAGTGGCACTTACAGCGGATGTTTAAGCAGCACACCGGCTATGCGCTGGGTGAGTATATTCGTGAACGTCGCCTGAAAAAATCCGCTGAACGCCTCGCCAGGGGCGGTGAGCCGATTCTGGATGTCGCCATCAGCTTTGGTTTTGATTCGCAGCAGTCGTTTAACCGCAGCTTCAAACGTCAGTTTGGTCAGTCGCCGGGCGCATGGCGCCGCCAGGTTCAGATTGCCGCTCACGCCTGA
- a CDS encoding PLP-dependent cysteine synthase family protein, giving the protein MTINNSITELVGNTPLLRLARFRQQFELPAEILAKLEYFNPNHSVKDRIALSMIEEAERSGRLKPGDTIADSTSGNTGIGLAAIAAAKGYPFRVYLHDKLSEERFQILRALGAEVIPFSQVEGFTEVLEQSDGDFVAASRWLAENVINRQPNVFHTAQLENPANPGAHYRTTGPEIWQQTEGRVDIVIAAVGTGGTVSGIGRYLKQHNPAIQVIAVEPGPHSIPSAERPEQRELTGVHAFSDVLPERVPPTLDRSIVDEAFPVEHWQATAAAREVAVSDGILIGESAGGVLYAAREVALRPENHGKRIVVVLADSGLSYLSTGLFNHNITPGQLQVAALVSHQHIKNVS; this is encoded by the coding sequence ATGACTATTAATAATTCCATTACCGAACTGGTGGGCAACACGCCGCTGCTGCGGCTGGCGCGTTTTCGTCAGCAGTTTGAACTGCCTGCGGAGATCCTCGCCAAGCTGGAGTATTTCAACCCCAATCACAGCGTGAAAGACCGCATTGCGCTGTCGATGATCGAAGAGGCCGAGCGCAGCGGCAGGCTCAAACCGGGCGATACCATCGCCGATTCGACCAGCGGCAATACCGGCATCGGCCTGGCGGCCATCGCGGCGGCAAAAGGCTACCCGTTTCGGGTCTACCTGCATGACAAACTCAGCGAAGAGCGCTTCCAGATCCTGCGCGCGCTGGGGGCTGAAGTGATCCCTTTCAGTCAGGTGGAAGGCTTTACCGAGGTGCTGGAGCAGAGCGACGGCGATTTCGTTGCCGCCTCGCGCTGGCTGGCGGAGAACGTCATCAACCGTCAGCCCAACGTCTTTCATACCGCCCAGCTGGAAAACCCGGCCAACCCGGGGGCGCACTATCGCACCACCGGTCCGGAAATCTGGCAGCAGACCGAGGGGCGGGTAGACATCGTTATCGCGGCGGTGGGTACCGGCGGAACGGTGTCCGGCATTGGTCGCTATCTCAAGCAGCACAATCCGGCGATTCAGGTGATTGCTGTAGAGCCTGGCCCGCATTCGATTCCGAGTGCGGAGCGCCCTGAACAACGGGAATTAACCGGCGTGCACGCGTTCAGCGATGTCCTGCCGGAACGCGTACCGCCCACGCTTGACCGCAGCATCGTCGATGAAGCGTTCCCGGTGGAGCACTGGCAGGCGACCGCCGCCGCCCGTGAAGTGGCGGTCAGCGACGGCATTCTGATCGGCGAATCCGCCGGTGGCGTGCTGTACGCCGCTCGCGAGGTGGCGCTGCGCCCGGAAAACCATGGCAAGCGCATCGTGGTGGTGCTGGCCGACAGCGGCCTGAGCTATCTGTCCACCGGCCTGTTTAACCACAATATTACCCCCGGCCAGCTGCAGGTTGCCGCGCTGGTCAGCCATCAACACATAAAAAACGTCTCATAA
- a CDS encoding methionine ABC transporter ATP-binding protein: MIRLEQVSKLYAGGQPPALDEVSLTIPDGAIYGILGRSGAGKSTLIRCLNLLERPTSGRVLIDDQDITALTPRALRQQRQRSGMIFQHFNLLHSRNVADNVAVPLEIAGVKRPQRQQRVNELLELVGLSDKAAAWPSQLSGGQQQRVGIARALAARPDYLLCDEATSALDSETTASVLALLQQINRQFGLTVVMITHQLEVVKSICDHAALLERGRLQESGALSALLRQKDSRLRNALLHDADGERRFLQRHGIEGGPLCAVA, translated from the coding sequence ATGATCCGCCTGGAGCAGGTCAGTAAACTATACGCCGGGGGGCAGCCTCCGGCACTGGATGAGGTGTCGCTGACCATCCCGGACGGGGCCATCTACGGCATTCTTGGCCGCAGCGGCGCGGGGAAAAGTACCCTGATCCGCTGTCTGAATTTACTGGAAAGGCCAACGTCCGGACGCGTGCTGATCGACGACCAGGATATCACCGCGCTGACGCCGCGCGCGCTCCGGCAGCAGCGTCAGCGCAGCGGGATGATCTTCCAGCATTTCAACCTGCTGCATTCGCGCAACGTGGCCGATAACGTGGCGGTGCCGCTGGAGATAGCCGGGGTGAAACGCCCGCAGCGTCAGCAGCGGGTGAACGAACTGCTTGAATTGGTGGGATTAAGCGATAAGGCGGCCGCCTGGCCGTCACAGCTTTCCGGCGGCCAGCAGCAGCGCGTGGGGATTGCCCGCGCGCTGGCGGCCCGCCCAGATTACCTGCTGTGCGATGAGGCCACCAGCGCGCTGGATTCGGAAACCACCGCCTCGGTGCTGGCGCTGCTGCAGCAGATTAACCGGCAGTTCGGCCTGACGGTGGTGATGATCACCCACCAGCTGGAGGTGGTGAAATCGATCTGCGATCACGCCGCGCTGCTGGAGCGGGGACGGCTGCAGGAGAGCGGGGCGCTGAGTGCGCTGCTGCGCCAGAAGGATTCCCGGTTACGCAACGCGCTGCTGCACGATGCGGACGGCGAACGCCGCTTCCTGCAGCGCCACGGCATTGAAGGAGGTCCACTGTGCGCGGTAGCCTGA
- a CDS encoding ABC transporter substrate-binding protein, producing the protein MTISRGISRRSFIQTLGVVGAGLVAVPALPVWAAGDDTGRLKTVKLAWGQTAVCQSPISVALKQGFFKKYGLNVEPVNFSGPTDALLQAIATGQADGGIGMALRWLKPLEQGFDVDLTVGTHGGCMRLLTSKDSGIKSVRDLVGKNVAVTDQASPLRNFFAIQLAKLGIDPDTQVNWVQYPADLFGEALRKGEVQALAADDPQGWLIKKHDGLIEVDNNLNGEYHNLACCVLGLRGSLVREQPEVARAITQAIIDAQQWTADHPEETAKIFAPFVPGNVSPDDIAAMLREHTHNHHSTGEQLRKEVVTYLNELKTIKVIREDTDVQRFAAHYVPDVLPAAAAHQHSA; encoded by the coding sequence ATGACAATTTCACGTGGGATTTCACGGCGCAGTTTTATTCAGACTCTGGGTGTGGTGGGTGCAGGACTGGTGGCGGTTCCGGCGTTGCCGGTATGGGCGGCGGGCGACGATACCGGCAGGCTGAAGACCGTTAAGCTGGCCTGGGGCCAGACGGCGGTGTGTCAGTCGCCCATCTCCGTCGCACTGAAGCAGGGATTCTTTAAAAAGTACGGCCTCAACGTGGAGCCGGTCAACTTTAGCGGCCCGACGGATGCGCTGCTGCAGGCGATTGCCACCGGCCAGGCGGACGGCGGCATTGGCATGGCGCTGCGCTGGCTGAAGCCGCTGGAACAGGGCTTTGATGTCGATCTGACCGTGGGTACGCACGGCGGCTGTATGCGCCTGCTGACCAGTAAAGACAGCGGCATTAAAAGCGTGCGCGACCTGGTGGGGAAAAACGTGGCGGTAACCGATCAGGCCAGCCCGCTGCGCAACTTCTTTGCCATTCAGCTGGCGAAGCTCGGCATCGATCCCGACACGCAGGTGAACTGGGTGCAGTATCCGGCCGACCTGTTTGGCGAAGCGCTGCGTAAAGGTGAAGTGCAGGCGCTGGCCGCCGACGACCCGCAGGGCTGGCTGATTAAAAAGCACGACGGCCTGATCGAGGTTGATAACAACCTGAACGGGGAATATCACAACCTCGCCTGCTGCGTGCTGGGGCTGCGCGGCTCGCTGGTGCGCGAACAGCCGGAGGTGGCGCGGGCCATTACTCAGGCGATTATCGACGCCCAGCAGTGGACGGCGGATCATCCGGAAGAAACCGCGAAGATCTTCGCGCCGTTCGTGCCCGGCAACGTTTCGCCGGACGATATCGCCGCCATGCTGCGCGAACACACGCACAACCACCACTCCACCGGCGAGCAGCTGCGTAAGGAAGTGGTGACCTATCTTAACGAGCTGAAAACCATCAAGGTGATCCGCGAAGATACCGACGTGCAGCGTTTTGCCGCGCACTATGTGCCTGACGTGCTGCCTGCCGCTGCAGCGCACCAGCATTCCGCCTAA